A part of Sebastes fasciatus isolate fSebFas1 chromosome 10, fSebFas1.pri, whole genome shotgun sequence genomic DNA contains:
- the LOC141775266 gene encoding gastrotropin-like: MAFAGKYELESQDNYVEFLEVIGLLSAKTDHKVVTEVVQDGNDFTWTQTIPNWTWSNKFTVGQECELATMKGTQFNAPVTMEGDKISVQFPQYLFTAEIIEDKLVMMCITPGEKGVSFKRISKRI; this comes from the exons ATGGCTTTCGCTGGGAAATATGAGCTGGAGAGTCAAGACAACTATGTGGAGTTTCTGGAAGTAATTG GGCTTCTCAGTGCCAAGACGGACCACAAAGTGGTAACGGAGGTGGTTCAGGATGGGAACGACTTCACCTGGACACAGACCATTCCCAACTGGACCTGGTCCAATAAGTTCACGGTCGGTCAGGAATGCGAGCTGGCAACAATGAAGGGCACCCAATTCAAC GCTCCTGTCACTATGGAAGGCGACAAGATTTCCGTTCAGTTTCCTCAGTACCTCTTCACAGCAGAGATCATTGAGGATAAGCTGGTCATG ATGTGCATAACTCCAGGAGAGAAGGGTGTGTCTTTCAAAAGAATTAGCAAGAGGATCTAA